A region from the Spirochaeta thermophila DSM 6192 genome encodes:
- the rplB gene encoding 50S ribosomal protein L2, which yields MALKQYKPITPGLRFKTSLDFSALDKVEPEKSLVEGLPFKAGRGAGGRVSVRRRGGRHKRLYRIIDFKRDKHGVPGVVKTIEYDPNRSAVICLVAYADGEKRYILAPKGIERGAVVQSGEDAPIAVGNALPLERIPLGTAVHNVELYPGKGGQMVRSAGTGAVVMAKEGDYVTLKLPSGEMRMVFKKCYATVGEVGNEDHMNVVLGKAGRSRWLGRRPKVRGTAMNPVDHPHGGGEGRSKGGRHPVSPTGIPTKGYKTRKRRKPSDKFIVKRRK from the coding sequence GTGGCACTCAAGCAGTACAAACCGATAACGCCGGGATTGAGATTTAAGACGAGCCTCGATTTTAGTGCCCTCGACAAGGTCGAGCCCGAGAAGTCGCTGGTCGAAGGGCTCCCGTTCAAGGCGGGACGTGGCGCCGGGGGGAGGGTGTCTGTCAGGCGGAGGGGTGGACGGCACAAGAGGCTCTATCGGATCATCGACTTCAAAAGGGACAAGCATGGTGTTCCGGGTGTGGTGAAGACCATCGAGTATGACCCCAACCGGAGTGCCGTCATCTGTCTGGTGGCGTATGCCGACGGCGAGAAGCGGTACATCCTCGCTCCAAAGGGTATCGAGCGGGGGGCGGTGGTCCAGAGCGGCGAGGATGCGCCGATAGCGGTGGGAAATGCCCTCCCTCTCGAGAGGATTCCGTTGGGTACCGCGGTCCACAACGTGGAGCTCTATCCTGGCAAGGGCGGACAGATGGTCCGTTCCGCCGGGACAGGGGCCGTGGTGATGGCGAAGGAGGGGGATTACGTGACCCTCAAGCTCCCCTCCGGTGAGATGCGGATGGTCTTCAAGAAGTGCTACGCCACGGTGGGTGAGGTCGGGAACGAGGACCATATGAACGTGGTGCTGGGAAAGGCCGGCCGGTCGAGGTGGCTCGGGCGCAGGCCGAAGGTGAGGGGTACTGCCATGAACCCTGTTGATCACCCCCATGGTGGAGGTGAAGGACGGAGCAAGGGCGGTCGGCATCCCGTGTCCCCCACCGGCATCCCGACCAAGGGGTACAAGACCCGCAAGAGGCGGAAGCCTTCCGACAAGTTCATTGTAAAACGAAGGAAATAG
- the rplE gene encoding 50S ribosomal protein L5 — MAEVKVPILKTLYEERVKQELMEEMGYRNVMQVPRLEKIVLSMGVGEAIQNKRLLDLAVEELTLIAGQRAIKRKARKSIAGFKVRKGMEVGAMVTLRGLRMYEFLYRLIHVAIPRIKDFRGLNPNSFDGHGNYSLGITEQIIFPEIDYDSVERVTGFNVTIVTTAKTDREAFSLLQKLGMPFRKAS, encoded by the coding sequence ATGGCAGAGGTAAAGGTTCCCATTCTGAAGACACTGTATGAGGAACGGGTGAAGCAGGAGCTCATGGAAGAGATGGGTTACAGGAATGTCATGCAGGTCCCCCGACTGGAGAAGATCGTGCTCAGCATGGGTGTGGGGGAGGCGATCCAGAACAAACGCCTGCTCGACCTAGCGGTGGAGGAGCTCACGCTCATCGCCGGCCAGCGGGCGATCAAGAGAAAGGCTCGGAAGTCCATCGCGGGCTTCAAGGTGCGGAAAGGAATGGAGGTGGGGGCCATGGTGACGCTTCGTGGGCTCCGCATGTATGAGTTCCTCTATCGGCTCATCCATGTGGCGATTCCCCGGATCAAGGACTTCAGAGGCCTCAACCCCAACTCCTTCGACGGGCATGGGAATTACTCTCTGGGTATCACGGAGCAGATCATATTCCCGGAGATCGACTATGATTCGGTGGAACGCGTCACGGGGTTCAATGTGACCATCGTGACCACCGCGAAGACCGATAGAGAGGCCTTCAGCCTCCTTCAAAAACTTGGAATGCCGTTCAGAAAGGCGTCCTGA
- the rplF gene encoding 50S ribosomal protein L6 — translation MSRLGRLPVVIPQGVQVQVDSEERRVEVKGPKGVLSMEYRPEVEVKVEEGVCRVERKNDTKKARSFHGLYRQLIHNMVKGVSEGFEKVLLINGIGYRAEVRGNVVVLSLGFSMPIEYLIPEGITVTVEENTRIRVSGIDKALVGKVAAEIRSLRPVEPYKGKGIRYENEMVRRKVGKAGVK, via the coding sequence ATGTCCAGGCTGGGTCGATTGCCTGTGGTCATCCCTCAGGGGGTACAGGTACAGGTGGACTCCGAGGAGAGGCGGGTCGAGGTGAAAGGGCCGAAGGGCGTGCTCTCGATGGAGTATCGCCCCGAGGTAGAGGTGAAAGTGGAAGAGGGTGTGTGCAGGGTGGAGCGGAAGAACGATACCAAGAAGGCTCGTTCCTTTCATGGGCTCTATAGACAGCTCATACACAACATGGTGAAGGGCGTCTCCGAGGGATTCGAGAAGGTCCTCCTCATCAACGGGATCGGTTACCGTGCCGAGGTGAGGGGGAATGTCGTGGTCCTCTCCCTCGGCTTTTCCATGCCGATCGAGTATCTCATCCCCGAGGGGATCACGGTCACCGTCGAGGAGAATACCCGTATCAGGGTCTCCGGGATCGACAAGGCCCTGGTGGGTAAGGTGGCTGCGGAAATCCGTTCCCTCCGGCCGGTGGAGCCCTACAAGGGCAAGGGGATCAGATACGAGAACGAGATGGTCCGCCGCAAGGTCGGTAAAGCTGGAGTGAAGTAG
- the rpsK gene encoding 30S ribosomal protein S11: MAKKKEKRTVYEGKVYIQATFNNTIVTVTDMNGNCVSWASAGALGFRGAKKSTPYAAQVTAETAVKKAMDHGLQEAHVYVKGPGVGREAAIRAIDALGVRVRSLHDITPIPHNGCRPRKARRV, from the coding sequence TTGGCCAAGAAAAAGGAAAAGCGGACCGTTTACGAAGGAAAGGTATACATCCAGGCGACGTTCAATAATACGATCGTCACGGTGACCGATATGAACGGCAACTGTGTCTCGTGGGCGAGTGCGGGGGCCCTCGGTTTCAGGGGTGCCAAGAAGTCCACGCCTTACGCCGCTCAGGTGACCGCCGAGACCGCAGTGAAAAAGGCGATGGATCACGGACTCCAGGAGGCGCATGTCTACGTGAAGGGGCCCGGTGTGGGGCGGGAGGCTGCGATCCGGGCCATCGATGCGCTCGGCGTGAGAGTAAGGTCGCTCCACGACATCACACCCATTCCCCACAACGGGTGCAGACCTCGGAAGGCACGAAGGGTATAA
- the rpmJ gene encoding 50S ribosomal protein L36: protein MKVRVSVKKMCEKCKIIKRRGVVRVVCENPKHKQRQR, encoded by the coding sequence ATGAAAGTGCGAGTGAGCGTAAAGAAGATGTGTGAAAAGTGCAAGATCATAAAGCGGCGAGGGGTGGTCCGCGTGGTCTGTGAAAACCCTAAACACAAGCAGAGGCAGAGGTAA
- the rpsC gene encoding 30S ribosomal protein S3, translating into MGQKVNPYGLRLGINKTWKSKWFVDLKDYAKVLHEDLLLRKRLLALPEAKAANVGDVEIIRHPQRVMLVVHTPRPGVLIGAKGATIERIGAELQKMVSKKLQIKIKEIKRPEAHAQVVAQNIAAQLEHRASFRRVMKLAVANAMKAGVQGIKVRVSGRLGGAEIARSEVQMAGRVPLHTLRADIDYGFAEARTTYGVIGVKVWIFHGETLGKAVKQDAGTIVTPRRENRSRRRS; encoded by the coding sequence GTGGGCCAGAAAGTCAATCCTTACGGACTGAGACTGGGTATCAATAAGACGTGGAAATCGAAGTGGTTCGTGGATCTCAAGGACTATGCCAAAGTCCTCCATGAGGACCTCCTCCTCAGGAAGCGTCTTCTCGCTCTCCCCGAGGCGAAGGCGGCGAACGTGGGCGATGTGGAGATCATACGACATCCGCAGCGTGTCATGCTGGTGGTCCACACGCCGAGGCCCGGTGTCCTCATAGGTGCGAAGGGGGCGACGATAGAGCGCATCGGGGCCGAGTTGCAGAAGATGGTCTCGAAGAAGCTCCAGATCAAGATAAAGGAGATAAAGCGCCCGGAGGCCCATGCGCAGGTGGTGGCTCAGAACATCGCTGCCCAACTCGAACATCGGGCCTCTTTCAGGCGGGTGATGAAGCTCGCCGTGGCCAACGCCATGAAGGCCGGGGTGCAGGGCATCAAGGTGCGGGTGTCGGGGCGTCTGGGAGGAGCCGAGATCGCGCGGTCGGAGGTGCAGATGGCGGGGAGGGTCCCGCTTCATACCCTGCGGGCCGACATCGACTACGGGTTTGCCGAGGCACGAACCACCTACGGCGTGATAGGGGTCAAGGTGTGGATCTTCCATGGCGAGACCTTGGGTAAGGCTGTGAAACAGGATGCGGGGACCATCGTGACGCCCCGTCGTGAAAATCGCTCCAGGAGAAGGAGTTAG
- the rplV gene encoding 50S ribosomal protein L22: protein MKEKSGYRARARYLLVSPKKVRPVADLVRGKRYPEAVAILEHMPQKGARLIKKVIDSAAANALYLNKNLDEDMLYVKELRVDDGPRLKRLWPRSHGRADILLKRMSHITVVVDELPQKG from the coding sequence ATGAAAGAGAAGTCAGGATACAGGGCTCGGGCGCGATACCTGCTCGTGTCTCCCAAGAAGGTGAGACCCGTGGCTGACCTCGTACGGGGGAAGCGTTATCCCGAGGCGGTTGCCATCCTGGAGCACATGCCCCAGAAAGGGGCCAGGTTGATCAAGAAGGTGATCGACTCGGCGGCGGCGAACGCGCTCTATCTCAACAAGAACCTCGACGAAGACATGCTCTATGTGAAGGAGCTCAGGGTGGACGACGGACCTCGTCTCAAGCGGCTGTGGCCGCGGAGCCATGGGAGGGCTGACATCCTCCTCAAGCGGATGAGTCACATCACCGTCGTAGTGGATGAGCTACCACAAAAAGGATAA
- the rpsS gene encoding 30S ribosomal protein S19, with product MARSVKKGPYVEKSLYKKVLAMAKGGEKRMIKTFSRASTIIPEMVGLTISVYNGKTWVPVYITEDLVGHKLGEFAPTRIFRGHAGSDKKASK from the coding sequence GTGGCACGATCAGTAAAGAAGGGACCCTATGTCGAAAAGAGCCTCTACAAGAAGGTGCTCGCCATGGCAAAGGGCGGCGAGAAGCGGATGATCAAGACCTTCTCGCGGGCGTCTACCATCATTCCGGAGATGGTGGGTTTGACGATCTCCGTGTACAACGGGAAGACCTGGGTTCCGGTGTACATCACCGAGGATCTCGTCGGTCACAAGCTGGGAGAGTTTGCCCCTACGCGGATCTTTCGGGGGCATGCGGGTTCCGACAAAAAGGCTTCGAAGTAA
- the rpsM gene encoding 30S ribosomal protein S13 yields the protein MARIAGVDLPNKQIQIALTYIYGIGRASARKICEKTGIPYETKVSELTSDQVQKLRQVIENEYTVEGRLRTQVALNIKRLMDIGCYRGLRHRKGLPVRGQRTRTNARTRKGKRKTVANKKK from the coding sequence ATGGCTCGTATAGCGGGAGTCGATCTGCCGAACAAACAGATCCAGATAGCTCTCACCTATATCTATGGGATCGGTCGAGCGTCTGCGCGGAAGATCTGCGAGAAAACCGGCATCCCCTATGAGACCAAGGTGAGCGAACTCACGTCGGATCAGGTCCAGAAGCTCAGGCAGGTGATCGAGAACGAGTACACCGTCGAGGGACGACTCAGGACGCAAGTGGCGCTCAACATCAAGCGCCTCATGGACATAGGCTGTTACCGCGGCTTGCGGCACAGGAAAGGACTGCCCGTACGGGGGCAGCGTACCCGGACCAATGCACGGACCCGCAAAGGAAAGCGGAAGACCGTGGCCAACAAGAAGAAGTGA
- the rpsH gene encoding 30S ribosomal protein S8 produces MSVSDPIADMLTKIRNASLARHEKVDIVPSKLKLEIIKILKNEGYIKNFKKVVVSEKPFIRIFLKYDEQQRPVIHELSRISKPGRRIYSGYKEMPRIKNGYGTLIVSTSEGVITDKKARERRVGGELICSIW; encoded by the coding sequence ATGAGCGTATCGGATCCCATTGCAGATATGCTGACGAAGATCAGAAATGCCTCGCTGGCGCGGCATGAGAAGGTGGATATCGTGCCCTCGAAGCTCAAGCTCGAGATCATCAAGATCCTCAAGAACGAGGGGTACATCAAGAACTTCAAAAAGGTCGTGGTGAGTGAGAAGCCCTTCATCAGGATCTTCTTGAAGTACGATGAGCAGCAGAGGCCCGTGATCCATGAGCTCTCGAGGATCTCCAAGCCGGGGCGGCGCATCTATTCCGGCTACAAGGAGATGCCTCGTATAAAGAACGGGTATGGAACGCTCATCGTGTCCACCTCCGAGGGCGTCATCACCGATAAGAAGGCGCGGGAGCGCAGGGTCGGTGGCGAGCTGATATGTTCAATCTGGTAG
- the rplX gene encoding 50S ribosomal protein L24 has translation MAIQRKKTAVKYKLKKNDPVMVIAGKDKGKTGRILSVDRERGRVVVEGVNLVKKAVRRRSANEPGGFVEVEAPIHISNVMYLAKDGKPTRLGYKFVDGKKVRYAKRTGEVV, from the coding sequence ATGGCGATACAGAGGAAGAAGACTGCCGTGAAGTACAAGCTGAAGAAGAACGATCCTGTGATGGTGATCGCCGGGAAGGACAAGGGGAAGACCGGCCGTATATTGAGTGTGGATCGGGAGCGGGGACGAGTCGTGGTGGAGGGGGTGAATCTGGTCAAGAAGGCCGTGCGCAGGCGGAGTGCGAACGAGCCCGGTGGGTTCGTCGAGGTGGAAGCCCCCATCCATATTTCCAACGTGATGTACCTTGCGAAGGATGGAAAACCCACCCGTCTCGGCTATAAGTTCGTCGACGGGAAGAAGGTAAGATACGCAAAACGAACTGGAGAAGTGGTGTGA
- the rpsQ gene encoding 30S ribosomal protein S17, protein MTPKETAVEGNVKKPIRTERKRILVGEVVSDKMDKTIVVAVRRRKLHPLYKKYVTRTKKVKAHDELNEARVGDVVRVVESRPISKEKRWRLLEIVERAQ, encoded by the coding sequence ATGACGCCGAAGGAGACTGCTGTGGAAGGTAACGTGAAGAAGCCAATAAGGACAGAGAGAAAGCGGATTCTTGTCGGTGAGGTGGTCTCCGATAAGATGGACAAGACGATCGTTGTGGCGGTGCGAAGGAGGAAGCTCCATCCTCTGTACAAGAAATACGTGACCCGGACCAAGAAGGTCAAGGCCCACGATGAGCTCAACGAGGCCCGAGTGGGTGATGTCGTCCGGGTGGTCGAGTCCCGCCCCATCAGTAAGGAGAAACGGTGGCGGCTCCTTGAGATCGTGGAAAGAGCTCAGTAG
- the rpmC gene encoding 50S ribosomal protein L29, producing the protein MRNSFKDLSYRELLAKREELVKRYQELRFQKVVGHLDNPLEVRTLRRNIARLNFLIHNHREA; encoded by the coding sequence ATGAGGAACAGCTTTAAGGATTTGAGCTACAGGGAACTTCTCGCGAAGCGGGAGGAGCTCGTGAAGCGTTACCAGGAACTCCGCTTCCAGAAGGTGGTGGGACACCTTGACAATCCGCTCGAGGTGCGTACGCTGCGGCGGAACATAGCGAGACTCAATTTCCTCATTCATAATCACAGAGAGGCGTAG
- the rplO gene encoding 50S ribosomal protein L15 — protein sequence MSAKEIIVPSGAAKASRRVGRGPGSGKGKTSGKGHKGQNARSGGGVRPGFEGGQMPLYRRLPRRGFNNGAFRKEYAVLNLEILNEKFNDNEVVNLETLKQKRIIRRSVESVKILGNGRITKKLTVEVPAISASAKLQIESAGGKVVLVTPSQVENNGQ from the coding sequence ATGAGCGCAAAGGAGATTATCGTACCGTCCGGAGCAGCGAAGGCATCCAGGCGAGTGGGGCGGGGCCCTGGATCCGGGAAGGGCAAGACCTCCGGCAAGGGGCACAAGGGGCAGAACGCCCGCTCCGGGGGAGGCGTGAGACCCGGGTTTGAAGGTGGACAGATGCCGCTCTACAGGCGCCTTCCTCGACGTGGGTTCAACAACGGGGCGTTCCGGAAGGAATACGCGGTCTTGAATCTGGAGATCCTCAACGAGAAGTTCAACGACAACGAGGTGGTGAACCTGGAGACCTTGAAGCAGAAGAGGATCATCAGACGTTCGGTGGAGAGCGTGAAGATACTAGGGAACGGCCGTATCACGAAGAAGCTCACGGTGGAAGTGCCGGCGATCTCCGCGAGCGCCAAGCTCCAGATCGAGAGCGCGGGCGGAAAGGTCGTGCTCGTAACCCCCTCGCAGGTGGAGAACAATGGCCAGTAA
- a CDS encoding type Z 30S ribosomal protein S14, whose translation MARKALIIKSQREPKYRVRKHNRCKICGRPRGYMRDFEMCRVCFRKLASEGLIPGVTKSSW comes from the coding sequence ATGGCTCGTAAAGCATTGATTATCAAGTCGCAGCGCGAACCCAAGTACAGGGTGAGGAAACATAACAGATGCAAGATCTGCGGCCGACCTCGCGGGTATATGAGGGATTTTGAGATGTGCAGGGTGTGCTTCAGGAAGCTCGCGAGCGAGGGACTTATCCCTGGTGTGACGAAATCAAGCTGGTAG
- the rplR gene encoding 50S ribosomal protein L18, translated as MKTEKLIKEKRRKRLKRKLRVRKNVYGTPERPRMTVFKSNRHLYVQVIDDSKGHTLVAASTLEKDLSSLRKCVADAEKLGEVIGKRALEKGIKRIAFDRNGYPYHGIVKAIAEGARKAGLEF; from the coding sequence ATGAAAACGGAAAAGCTCATCAAGGAGAAACGGAGAAAGCGACTCAAGAGAAAACTGAGGGTGCGGAAGAACGTCTACGGTACTCCTGAGCGACCCCGTATGACGGTCTTCAAGAGCAACAGGCACCTCTACGTACAGGTGATCGACGACTCGAAGGGACACACCCTCGTCGCGGCTTCCACCCTTGAGAAGGATCTCTCGTCGCTCAGGAAGTGTGTGGCCGACGCGGAGAAACTGGGCGAGGTGATCGGGAAACGTGCACTCGAGAAAGGGATCAAGAGGATCGCCTTCGATAGAAACGGGTATCCCTATCACGGTATCGTGAAGGCGATAGCAGAAGGTGCCCGGAAAGCCGGTCTGGAGTTCTAG
- the rpmD gene encoding 50S ribosomal protein L30 has protein sequence MAKKAKKVRIKLVRSTIGRKPDQRKTVAALGLRKLNAVVEKELTPSIEGMIRKVAHLVQIEEIEG, from the coding sequence ATGGCGAAGAAGGCAAAGAAGGTGAGGATCAAGCTGGTCCGGAGTACCATCGGTAGGAAGCCGGATCAGCGCAAGACCGTGGCTGCGCTGGGCCTGCGCAAGCTCAACGCAGTGGTGGAGAAGGAGCTTACTCCTTCCATCGAAGGTATGATCAGAAAGGTTGCACACCTTGTTCAGATTGAGGAGATAGAGGGATGA
- the rplW gene encoding 50S ribosomal protein L23, with amino-acid sequence MDPHEVIIAPVLTEKANILREKENKYVFRVDARANKLEIKQAIRELFSVEPVACNVIRVKGKPKRMRRQPGRTSSWKKAVITLPPGQTIDIFESA; translated from the coding sequence ATGGATCCGCATGAGGTGATTATTGCGCCCGTGCTCACCGAGAAGGCCAATATCCTCAGGGAGAAGGAGAACAAGTACGTGTTCAGGGTGGATGCGCGGGCCAATAAGCTCGAGATAAAGCAGGCCATCAGGGAGCTCTTTTCGGTGGAGCCTGTCGCGTGCAATGTGATCAGGGTGAAGGGCAAGCCGAAGAGGATGCGCAGACAGCCGGGGAGGACCTCCTCCTGGAAGAAGGCGGTCATCACGCTTCCTCCCGGGCAGACCATCGATATCTTTGAGTCCGCGTGA
- the rpsE gene encoding 30S ribosomal protein S5, which yields MDQDREFIETLVSLNRVSKVVKGGRRFSFTALSVVGDGKGSVGYGYGKANDVTEAIRKSIQKAKQSMVTVPMQHGTLPHEIQVKFKSTRVLLKPAAPGTGVIAGGPVRAVLEAAGYSDVLTKVMGSRNSTNVVQAVFRGLQSLLVPGQVAKNRGKSLSEIWS from the coding sequence ATGGATCAGGATAGAGAGTTTATCGAAACGCTGGTCAGTCTCAACCGTGTCTCGAAGGTGGTGAAGGGTGGACGGCGCTTCTCGTTCACCGCACTGAGCGTCGTGGGGGATGGAAAGGGGTCGGTGGGATACGGCTACGGGAAGGCGAACGATGTGACCGAAGCGATCAGGAAGAGCATCCAGAAGGCGAAACAGAGCATGGTGACCGTGCCCATGCAGCATGGGACGCTTCCTCATGAGATACAGGTGAAGTTCAAGAGTACGAGGGTGCTCCTCAAGCCCGCTGCTCCGGGTACCGGGGTGATCGCGGGTGGACCTGTACGCGCCGTGCTGGAGGCGGCGGGATACAGTGACGTGCTCACCAAGGTGATGGGATCGAGGAACAGCACGAACGTGGTGCAGGCGGTCTTCAGGGGACTTCAGAGCCTGCTCGTCCCCGGTCAGGTGGCGAAGAACCGGGGTAAGAGTCTTTCGGAGATCTGGAGCTAG
- the rplP gene encoding 50S ribosomal protein L16: MLSPKRVKYRKQQRQVGLLRRKASRGNTVAFGEFGLMALEPEWVTSRQIEAARVALTRKIRRGGKVWIRIFPDKPYTKKPAETRMGKGKGSPEAWVAVVQRGRVLFEVAGVDRDLAMEALRLAGTKLPIKTKIVERLHAE, from the coding sequence ATGCTGAGTCCCAAGAGGGTCAAATATAGGAAACAGCAGCGTCAGGTGGGGTTGCTCAGGCGAAAGGCCTCCCGTGGAAATACCGTGGCCTTCGGTGAGTTCGGTCTCATGGCTCTTGAGCCCGAGTGGGTCACGAGCCGTCAGATCGAGGCCGCCCGTGTGGCGCTCACGAGGAAGATCCGCCGAGGAGGAAAGGTGTGGATCCGTATCTTCCCCGACAAGCCCTACACGAAGAAGCCCGCCGAAACCCGTATGGGGAAGGGGAAGGGGAGTCCCGAGGCCTGGGTCGCCGTGGTGCAGAGAGGAAGAGTCCTTTTCGAAGTCGCAGGGGTTGACAGGGACCTCGCCATGGAGGCTCTCCGTCTTGCGGGGACGAAGCTTCCCATCAAGACCAAGATCGTAGAACGATTGCATGCGGAGTGA
- the rplN gene encoding 50S ribosomal protein L14: MIQVQTYLNVADNSGAKKVQCIKVLGGTRKKYATLGDLIVVSVKEALPDAPVKKGTVQRAVVVRTKKEVRRPDGTYIRFDDNACVIVDNHNNPRGRRVFGPVARELRENAEFMKILSLAPEVV, encoded by the coding sequence ATGATCCAGGTGCAAACGTATCTCAATGTGGCAGACAACAGTGGTGCCAAGAAGGTGCAGTGTATCAAGGTGCTCGGCGGTACGAGGAAGAAGTATGCCACCCTGGGGGACCTCATCGTGGTCTCCGTGAAGGAGGCGCTCCCCGATGCTCCGGTGAAGAAGGGTACTGTCCAGCGGGCGGTGGTGGTGCGCACGAAGAAGGAAGTGCGTCGTCCGGACGGGACATATATCCGTTTCGATGACAACGCCTGTGTCATCGTGGACAACCACAACAATCCGAGGGGCCGACGGGTGTTCGGTCCTGTGGCGCGAGAGCTCAGGGAGAACGCCGAGTTCATGAAGATCCTCTCGCTCGCCCCTGAAGTGGTGTAG
- the secY gene encoding preprotein translocase subunit SecY, which translates to MASNPISQVFRIPELRRRVLFTLAVLIVFRIGAALPIPGINITALKQYYLQQQTEGLTSITDYIDFFAGGAFKNFSIFMLGVMPYITASIIMQLLLVMFPSLKAIAEEEGGRKKIQRYTRYGTVLVSLIQSFIVAQYADAIPDAVVLPKLSFVLLGMLTVTTGSLFLMWLGEQVNQRGIGNGISLIIFAGIVARLPQAFIQLVEQIQLGELNPVVALLVLVLFVAVIILVIYEQQGQRKIPVHYAKRVVGRRVYGVQNTYIPMRLNPSGVIPVIFASSVLLFPLQIAQMLGTRVGWLADVAYWLRPGGVWYLVLYTLLIIFFAYFYTQVTLNPMELAKNIREHGGSVPGVRAEKLEEYFTNILNRIILPGALFLAFIAIIPTLVQQVFHFPSRLAYLMGGTSLLIMVGVDLDTMSQIEGHLKMHHQDGLVRRGKLRARNL; encoded by the coding sequence ATGGCCAGTAATCCGATTTCGCAGGTGTTCAGGATACCCGAGCTCAGGAGGCGTGTCCTCTTCACGCTGGCAGTCCTTATCGTGTTCAGGATAGGGGCCGCGCTTCCCATCCCCGGGATCAACATCACCGCACTCAAGCAGTATTATCTCCAGCAGCAGACCGAGGGTCTCACTTCGATAACCGACTACATCGACTTCTTCGCCGGTGGAGCGTTCAAGAACTTCTCCATCTTCATGCTCGGCGTGATGCCCTACATCACGGCGAGCATCATCATGCAGCTCCTTCTCGTGATGTTCCCCTCACTCAAGGCCATCGCGGAGGAGGAGGGTGGAAGGAAGAAGATCCAGCGGTATACCCGGTACGGGACGGTGTTGGTGAGTCTCATCCAGTCGTTCATCGTGGCCCAGTATGCGGACGCCATCCCCGATGCGGTGGTGCTTCCCAAGCTTTCGTTCGTGTTGCTCGGCATGCTCACCGTGACGACGGGGAGTCTGTTCCTCATGTGGCTCGGCGAGCAGGTGAACCAGCGGGGGATCGGGAACGGTATCTCCCTCATCATCTTTGCGGGGATCGTGGCGAGGCTTCCGCAGGCCTTCATCCAGCTCGTCGAACAGATACAGCTGGGTGAATTGAATCCCGTGGTGGCCCTCCTCGTGCTCGTGCTGTTCGTCGCGGTGATCATACTGGTGATCTACGAGCAGCAGGGCCAGCGGAAGATCCCGGTGCACTACGCAAAGCGGGTGGTGGGCAGGAGGGTCTACGGTGTGCAGAACACCTATATCCCCATGAGGCTCAATCCCTCGGGGGTGATCCCTGTGATCTTCGCTTCCTCGGTACTCCTCTTCCCCCTCCAGATCGCCCAGATGCTCGGAACGAGGGTGGGATGGTTGGCCGACGTGGCCTACTGGCTCAGGCCGGGTGGGGTATGGTACCTCGTGCTCTACACCCTCCTCATCATCTTCTTCGCCTATTTCTACACCCAGGTGACCCTCAATCCCATGGAGCTGGCGAAGAATATCCGTGAGCACGGAGGGTCGGTGCCGGGCGTGCGGGCGGAGAAACTCGAGGAGTACTTTACAAACATCCTCAATAGGATTATCCTTCCGGGTGCACTGTTTCTGGCGTTCATCGCCATCATCCCCACGCTCGTGCAGCAGGTGTTTCATTTTCCGTCGAGGCTCGCCTACCTGATGGGAGGTACGTCGCTCCTCATCATGGTGGGGGTGGACCTGGATACGATGTCCCAGATAGAGGGACACCTCAAGATGCATCATCAGGATGGGCTCGTGCGGCGCGGTAAGCTCCGTGCGAGAAATCTGTAG